GCGCGGCCGGCAGCTTGCGCTCACGGCAGGGGCGGCCAGTCGCGACAAGCAGGTCCGGATATCCGGCCTCGATGAAACCGGCGCGCTGGCCGACCTGGCCCCCCGGCTCGCCGCCCTGAATGCGGCGGCACCATGAAAAAAGGCAGGCCTTGTGGGCCTGCCTTTCTTTGCGGGGAGTCCCCGGCTTAGTGCTTCTTGGCGGCCTTCTTGGCAGCGTGGTGCGCAACGCGATGGCCGTGACGATGACCATGACGATGGCTGCGGGCATGGTGGCGAACGACGTGGTGCGCGGCCGGCTTCTTGGCAGGAGCGGGCTTGGCAGCGTCAGCCGCATACGCGGTGCCGGCGGCGAACATCGAGGCGATCATCAGAGCAAGCAGTTTCTTCATTTTGGCTTCCGTGGATTAATTGAAAAATCCGATATCGTTCGCAGAGTGCCCCCGCCGGAATTGGCGGTTCAGCGTTCTGCGCTCTGGAGCGATAACGTCGGAGCGCTCGCAGCCGTTGACAGAGGTCTTCGAAGGAACCCCCGGCGACGTCGCCGCTTCCGCAACTCCACCCCCTCATTGGGATCGGGATTGCGGATGTCCACGTCTCACGCATGGTGCCGCAACAGATCCGGGTCGATTATGCACCAAAATTGCGCGGCCGCCGATATTTTGCGAAATAGATGATGAATTCCGATACCGATCCGATCGTCGCGATCGCCACAGCGCCCGGGAAGGGCGGGGTTGGGGTCGTCCGGATCTCCGGACCCGACCTCGAACCGTTCATCCAGGGCCTGCTCGGCCCCGCGCGGGCCGCGCACCTGCGTCCCCGGGTCGCGCTGCACGCCGATTTTTGCGACGATCATGGCCGCGCCATCGACTCGGGGATCGCGCTGTGGTTTCCCGCGCCCCGCTCCTACACCGGCGAATCGGTGCTCGAGCTCCAGGGGCATGGCGGCCCCGCCGTGCTGCAGATGATCCTCGCCCGTTGCCTGCAGGCGGGGAGCGGGGTCGGTGCACGCATCGCGCACCCGGGGGAGTTCACGCAGCGGGCATTCCGCAACGGCAAGATCGACCTCGCCCAGGCCGAAGCGGTGGCCGACCTCATCGACGCCGGTACCGCCGCCGCCGCGCGCGGCGCCCTGCGCTCGCTGCAAGGGGAGTTCTCCCGCGCCGTGCAGGCGTTGGCGACCGATCTCCTGGAACTGCGGGCGCTGACCGAAGCCACCCTCGACTTTCCCGAGGAGGAGATCGAATTCCTGCGGGCGGCGGACTGCCGGCGCCGGCTGGCGCAGGCAAGCGACGCGCTGCATGCGCTGCTCCACCGGGCGCGCCAGGGGGCGCTGCTGCGCGAAGGCATCCATGTCGTGCTCGCCGGCTCGCCCAATGTCGGCAAGTCCAGCCTGCTCAACGCGCTGGCCGGCGAGGAGGTCGCGATCGTCACCGAGCACCCCGGGACGACCCGCGACCGCATCGAGCGCCGGATCGCCATCGACGGGGTCGTGCTGAACGTCGTCGACACCGCCGGATTGCGGGAGACGACCGACCCGGTGGAGGCGATCGGCATCGCGCGCACCCGCGGGGCGCTTGCCAGCGCGGACATCGTGCTGCATCTCGTCGACGACCGGCAGCCCGAGGGGCCGGACGACGCCGCGAGCGATGCCGCGATTGCCGCCGGCGCCGCCGCGGGGGTGGCGGTGCTGCGCGTTCGCAACAAGATCGACCTCACCGGGTCGCCGCCCGGCCTGGAGGACGGATGCGTCCGGATTTCGGCCCGCAGCGGGGCCGGACTCGACGTCTTGCGGCGGGAGATCCTCCGAATCGCGGGCTGGGAGGGGGAACACGAAGCCGGCGGCGAGACCACGTTCCTGGCCCGCGCGCGGCACGTGCATGCGCTCGAGCGCGCCGTCGCCCATCTCGACGCCGCCCGCGCGCAGGCGGATCAGAACTACGCCCTGCCGGAGTTGATGGCCGAGGAACTGCGCCTTGCCGGCGACGCTCTGGGCGAGGTCACGGGAGCGGTGACCGCGGATGACGTGCTCGGCGAGATCTTCGGGCGGTTTTGTATCGGAAAATAGCGGGCGGCGATTCCGCCCGCACTCCTGGGAGGGCCTCGGCTTGCGACGTACCATTCACGATCTCCGTCAGCTCGCGGCGACCCGCAAGCTGGCCAGCCTCACCTGCTATGACGCGAGCTTCGCCGGCGTGCTGGACGATGCCGGAATCGACATCCTGCTCGTCGGCGATTCGCTCGGCATGGTCATCCAGGGCCATGCGTCCACCCTGCCCGTCACGGTCGCGGACGTCGCGTACCACACCCGCGCGGTCGCGCGGGGCGTCCGCACCGCATGGATCGTCGCCGACATGCCGTTCGGCTCCTACCAGGCGAGCCCGGAGCAGGCCTTGGGCAACGCCGTCGAATTGATGCAGGCGGGCGCGGACATGGTGAAGCTCGAGGGCGGCGAGGAGATGGCGGCGACGGTCGCCTTCCTGGTCGCCCGGGGGGTTCCCGTCTGCGGGCACGTCGGGCTCACGCCGCAACACGTGCAGACGCTCGGCGGATACCGGATCCAGGGCAAGGATGCCGCCGGGGCGGAACGGGTCCTGGCGGGTGCGCGCGCGATCGAGGAGGCGGGCGCCGCCATGCTGGTCGTCGAGGCCGTACCCCACTCGCTGGCCGAACGCATCGTCGCACGGCGACAGTCGCTGGTCATCGGGATCGGAGCGAGCGCCGCCTGCGACGGACAGGTCCTCGTGCTTCACGACATGCTCGGAATCACCCCGGGCAAGCGTCCGCGCTTCGTGAAGGATTTTCTCGCCGACGGCGGCTCGGTTGAAGCGGCGGTCCGGCGATACGTCGACGCGGTGCGCATCGGTGCCTTTCCGGGTCCGGAGCACGTCTATCCCGACGAAGCGTAGAAAGGCGGGGCGCATGCGGTCGTCCGGTAGGGCGATGGCGCGCAATCGGGCGGAAGAAATCACTGGCATTCCCGGGGAGATTGGAGTAATTTTTGCGCGCAGTCGATTCCGGCGCTGCGCATTCCGGGCATCTTCCATCGACGCCCGGTTCATTGTCGCGGCAACCGGTTCCGCCGCCAGTCCGGCCGCGCCAATCGCTTGCGCGCCGCGGGCGCATCCCGCGTCAATTCGTAGGATGAGTTCGCGTATGCCGACTGGAACGGTGAAATGGTTCAATGAAACCAAGGGGTTCGGGTTCATCAAGCCCGACGACGGGGGTAGCGACGTGTTTGCGCACTACAGCGGCATCAAGTCCAAGGGGTTTCGGACCTTGAAAGAGAACCAGCGCGTCGAATATCAGGTGCAGCAGGGTCAGAAGGGCCTGCAGGCAGTCGAGATCAACATCCTTGCCTGAGTAAGCCCTGGGCCGGCCGGTCCGCGGAGCCGCGGCCGCGCCGGCGGGACGGTTCCGGCGGGAGCCGGGCCGGGCTCCGGCGGAGCCTCGGCGACGGGTACGCCTTCCTTGCCGCCACCACCATCGATCCCCTTCCATCCACCCATCCACACCACCATGACGCGGCGAGAACTCGATCCTCCGTCGACCGACTTTGCCATCACTTCGGTGAATGTTCCCGACCGGCTCGACATGCTCGAACTGCATGGGCGGGCGCATCAGGATCCGCCGGCCCGCAGCCGCCGACATCTGCGGCGGCGCGCCCGCGTCTGGGGGCTGCGCGTGGTCGCGCTGGCCGTGCTGGGCGTGGTCGGATGGGAGGCCGCGCAGGCCGTCGAGGCCGCGCGAGCCGAACTCTCCCCGGCCGCGATTTCGGCGCGCTTGAGCCGGACGCTGGGCGTGCCGGTGCATATCGCCGATGCCCGGCTGCGATGGTCGCCGGCACCTCACCTCGAGGTGGACGACGTGAATCTGGGGGACCAGGTCACGATTCCGTCGATTTCGGTGCAGGTGCAGGTGCGAAACATCGGCCGGCTCCTGATCGAGCGGCGATTGGACTGGGGTGCCGGGGAAATCGCGCCGCTGAGCTTGCGTCCGGCCCAGGCGCGCTTTCTGCTTGGCCTGTTGCCGCGCCTGCGCGCCGCGCTCCCCGACGACGTCGGCGCGCTGCGCTGCGCGGCGCTGACATTGGCGGACGCGATTCCCGGCGACGGCCCCCAGTGGACGATGGTGGCGGACCGGAGTGCCGGGGGCGGCTTCCAGCGCGTCACGCTGACCCAGGCGGCGGGCTCGGGTACGCTGCAGCTGCGCTTTTCGCCGCCCGCGCAACCCGCAGGGGACGGAGCCGCTGGGGCCATCTCCTTTCAACTGGAAGGGACGGGGGCGCCGCTTCCCGCCGCGCCGCATCAGACATTCGACCGCGTCCGCGGCCAGGGAACGATTGAACCCGACCGGATCGTGGTGGACTCCCTGGTGATCACCGATCGACGCGGCGGCCTGCGGGCGCGCGCGGTGGCGCAACGGGATGTAGACGGTTGGGCGCTCCGCGGCACGGTCGATTCGGGCCAGATGGATGTCGCCGCGGTGCTGGGAGGGTCGGCCGGTTCCGACGGCGCCGATGGCGGCGCGCCGCCGCTACTGGCAGGAACCGCCCTGCTGTCCGGACAGCTCGCTGGGCGAGGGGACACCGTCGCCGGCGCGTTCGCCGATCTTTCCTTTACCGGCCGCATCGCGATGCGCGACGGCACGCTGAACGGTGTCGACCTTGGATACGCCGCGACCCATCCGGGCGGTATCGATGGGTCGGGAGGGTCGACGCCGTTCCGTTCCGGGACGGCGTCCCTGGACATCGGGCGCCACGGAATTGCGCTGCGCGACATTCGCTTGCGGGCGGGCGCCCTGGCGGTGGTCGGCGAGGTGACGGTGGCGGGCAACCGCCGACTCTCGGGAAGCCTCTTTGCAGACCTGATCGACGCGATGCGCGCGCAGGCGCCGGTCCGCGTCACCATCGGGGGGACGGTGGCGCAGCCGACGTTCGGCGGCGGGTAATTCGACGGCGGCCACCGCGGCCACGGCGAATCGTCCCGAAGGCCAATCGCCGGGCGGGAGAGGCGGGGCGCGAAGCGCCCCGGGGTCCGATTCCGAACTACCGGATCGACGCCGCTTGGCCGGGAGTGCTGGCCTTGTAGTTGCGGACTGCGGCCAGTTGGGCCGTCAGCAATGCGATTTCGGCTTCGACCTTGGCGATATCGAGCTTGTCCAGCGCGGCGCGGTGGATCTCCTCCGCCCGCTTGAGTGCCTCGATCGCCTTGGCTTCGTCCAGGTCCTTCGCACGGATCGCCGTATCGGCAAGCACCGTCACGATGGTCGGTTGCACTTCCAGGATGCCGCCGGCGACGAAGATGCGCTCGTCGGTGCCGCCGATCGTGTGGATGCGGACGACACCGGGTTTGATGCGCGTGATCAGCGGCACATGGCGGGGATATACGCCGAGTTCGCCGTCTTCACCGGGCAGCACGACGAACTCGGCCTGCCCGGAGAAGATCAGCTCTTCGGCGCTGACGACGTCGACATGAATGGTGGCCATGCGGGGGTTCCTTCTCCGCCGATTACTTCAGCGTCTTGGCCTTCTCGAAGGCTTCGTCGATCGTGCCGACCATGTAGAACGCCTGTTCGGGCAGCGCATCGCACTCGCCGTCGACCAGCATCTTGAAGCCGCGGATGGTTTCCTTGAGCGGCACGTACTTGCCGGGCGCGCCGGTGAACACCTCCGCAACGTGGAACGGCTGCGACAGGAAGCGCTGGATCTTGCGCGCGCGGGACACCGCGAGCTTGTCCTCGGGGGACAGCTCGTCCATGCCGAGAATCGCGATGATGTCGCGCAGTTCCTTGTAGCGCTGCAGCGTCGCCTGCACGCGGCGGGCGGTGGTGTAGTGCTCATCGCCGATGATCAGCGGATCGACCTGGCGCGAGGTCGAGTCGAGCGGATCGACGGCGGGGTAGATCCCCAGCGCGGCGATGTCGCGCGACAGCACGACCGTCGCGTCGAGGTGCAGGAAGGTGGTGGCCGGGCTCGGGTCGGTCAGGTCGTCCGCAGGCACGTACACGGCCTGGACCGACGTGATCGAGCCGGTCTTGGTCGAAACGATGCGCTCCTGCAGCTTGCCCATCTCCTCGGCCAGGGTCGGCTGATAGCCCACCGCGGACGGCATCCGGCCCAGCAACGCCGACACTTCGGTACCGGCCAGCGTGTAGCGGTAGATGTTGTCGACGAAGAACAGCACGTCGCGGCCCTCGTCGCGGAAGCGCTCAGCCATCGTCAGGCCGGTCAGGCCGACGCGCAGACGGTTGCCCGGAGGCTCGTTCATCTGGCCGAACACCATCGCCACCTTGGATTCCGGCAGATTGTCCGGCTTGACGACGCCGGCATCGATCATCTCGTGATAGAAGTCGTTGCCTTCGCGGGTCCGCTCGCCCACGCCGGCAAACACCGACAGACCGGAGTGCTGGGTCGCGATGTTGTTGATCAGCTCGAGCATGTTCACGGTCTTGCCGACGCCGGCGCCGCCGAACAGGCCGATCTTGCCGCCCTTGGCGAACGGGCACACGAGGTCGATGACCTTGATCCCGGTTTCGAGCAGCTCGACGGACGGCGCGAGCTCGTCAAACGCCGGCGCGTCCTGGTGGATCTCGCGGCGCTCTTCGGTCTGGATGGGGCCGACTTCGTCGATCGGCCGGCCGAGCACGTCCATGATGCGGCCCAGGGTCGCGGGACCGACCGGCACCTTGATGCCGCCGCCCGTTCCGCGGACCGTCATTCCGCGGCGCAGCCCGTCCGTCGCCCCCATGGCGATCGCGCGCACCACGCCGTCGCCCAGGTGCTGCTGCACCTCGAAGGTCAAGCCCTGCTCGACGATCCGGTTGCCTTCGTCGGCCTCCAGCACCACCGCGTCGTATACGTGCGGCATCGCGTCGCGCGGAAACTCGATGTCGACCACCGCGCCGATGCACTGAACGATTTGTCCGTTTGCCATGTTGTCCCTCAGTTCAAAATTCTTGTGTCCGTCCGAACGCGCCGAAGCCCCGCGGCACGCATCGGTCAGGCGACCGCCGCGCTGCCGCCCACGATCTCCGAGATCTCCTTGGTGATGCCCGCCTGCCGCGTCTTGTTGTAGACGAGCTGCAGTTCACCGATGAGCTTCTTGGCGTTATCCGACGCGGCCTTCATCGCAACCATCCGGGCGCTTTGTTCGGAGGCCATGTTTTCCGCCACCGATTGGTAGATCAGCGCTTCGACGTATCGGGTCAGCAATTCGTCGACCACCTTGCGCGCCTCGGGCTCGTAGACGTAGTCCCACGAGTGGCTGCGGCGCTCTTCCTCGGTCTGCTGCAGACGTTCCGCGGAAAGCGGCAGCAGCTGCTCGCAAATCGGCTCCTGCTTCATCGTGTTGACGAAGCGGGAATACGCCAGATAGACGGCATCGAGCCTGCCTTCCGCGTACGCGTCCAGCAGCGGCTTGATCGGCCCGATCAGCTTGTCCAGGTTGGGCTTGTCGCCCAGGTGGACAACCTGGGAAATCACGTCGGCGCCCAGGCGCTGGAGGAATCCCAGGCCCTTGGCGCCGATCGCGGCCGCCTGGAAGCGGACGCCGTCCGCCTCCCATTGCCGGAACCGGCCGAGCAGCAGGCGCTGCACGTTGGTGTTGAGACCGCCGCACAGGCCTTTGTCGGTGGAGACGAGGATCAGGCCAACCCGCTTGTTGTCCCGGTGGTGAACCAGGAACGGGTGGCGATACTCCGGGGTCGCCAGCGCCATGTGCGCGGCGATGTTGCGGATCTTGTCGCCGTAGGGACGGTGCGCGCGCATGCGATCCTGCGCGCGCCGCATCTTCGAGGCGGCAACCATTTCCATCGCCTTGGTGATCTTGCGCGTGTTCTGCACGCTCTTGATCTTGACGCGGATTTCCTTGGTGCTGGGCATCGGGAAGCCTTCTCTTGATTACGCTGTCAGGTCGTCCCGTGGATCAGTACGCCGCCGACGCCTTGAACGCCTTGATGGCGTCGGTCAGCGCGGCCTCGTCGTCTTTCGGCAGGTCCTTAGTGGCTTCGATACGATCGACGAGGTCGGCATGATGCAGCTTCAAGTAGTCGCGCAGCGCCCGCTCGGCGGCCAGGGCCTTGGCCACCGGCACGTCGTCGAAGTGGCCGTTGTTGGCGGCGAACAGCACGACCGCCTGCTCCCACACCTGCAGCGGCTGATACTGCGGCTGCTTCATCAGCTCGGTGACCAGACGGCCGCGATCGAGCTGCTTGCGCGTCGCGTCGTCGAGATCGGAGGCAAACTGCGCGAACGCCGCCAGCTCACGATACTGCGCCAGCGCCAGACGCACGCCACCGCCCAGCTTCTTGATGACCTTGGTCTGGGCGGCGCCGCCGACCCGCGACACCGAGATCCCCGCGTTGATGGCGGGGCGGATGCCGGAATTGAACAGGTCCGTTTCCAGGAAGATCTGGCCGTCGGTGATCGAGATCACGTTGGTCGGAACGAACGCCGTGACGTCGCCGGCCTGGGTTTCGATGATCGGCAGCGCGGTGAGCGAGCCGGTCTTGCCCTTGACTTCGCCGTTGGTGAACTGTTCGACGTATTCCGCATTGACGCGCGCCGCGCGCTCGAGCAGGCGCGAGTGCAGGTAGAACACGTCACCGGGATACGCTTCGCGGCCCGGCGGGCGGCGCAGCAGCAGCGAGATCTGGCGATACGCCCAGGCCTGCTTGGTCAGGTCGTCATAAATGATGAGCGCGTCCTGGCCGCGATCGCGGAAGTACTCGCCCATCGTGCAACCGGCGTACGGCGCGAGGTACTGCATCGCCGCCGAATCCGAGGCCGAGGCCGCGACGACGATGGTGTATTCCATCGCGCCCGACTCTT
This genomic window from Burkholderiales bacterium GJ-E10 contains:
- a CDS encoding p pilus assembly/Cpx signaling pathway, periplasmic inhibitor/zinc-resistance associated protein (Precursor), whose product is MKKLLALMIASMFAAGTAYAADAAKPAPAKKPAAHHVVRHHARSHRHGHRHGHRVAHHAAKKAAKKH
- a CDS encoding GTPase, with translation MMNSDTDPIVAIATAPGKGGVGVVRISGPDLEPFIQGLLGPARAAHLRPRVALHADFCDDHGRAIDSGIALWFPAPRSYTGESVLELQGHGGPAVLQMILARCLQAGSGVGARIAHPGEFTQRAFRNGKIDLAQAEAVADLIDAGTAAAARGALRSLQGEFSRAVQALATDLLELRALTEATLDFPEEEIEFLRAADCRRRLAQASDALHALLHRARQGALLREGIHVVLAGSPNVGKSSLLNALAGEEVAIVTEHPGTTRDRIERRIAIDGVVLNVVDTAGLRETTDPVEAIGIARTRGALASADIVLHLVDDRQPEGPDDAASDAAIAAGAAAGVAVLRVRNKIDLTGSPPGLEDGCVRISARSGAGLDVLRREILRIAGWEGEHEAGGETTFLARARHVHALERAVAHLDAARAQADQNYALPELMAEELRLAGDALGEVTGAVTADDVLGEIFGRFCIGK
- a CDS encoding 3-methyl-2-oxobutanoate hydroxymethyltransferase; this translates as MRRTIHDLRQLAATRKLASLTCYDASFAGVLDDAGIDILLVGDSLGMVIQGHASTLPVTVADVAYHTRAVARGVRTAWIVADMPFGSYQASPEQALGNAVELMQAGADMVKLEGGEEMAATVAFLVARGVPVCGHVGLTPQHVQTLGGYRIQGKDAAGAERVLAGARAIEEAGAAMLVVEAVPHSLAERIVARRQSLVIGIGASAACDGQVLVLHDMLGITPGKRPRFVKDFLADGGSVEAAVRRYVDAVRIGAFPGPEHVYPDEA
- a CDS encoding CspA family cold shock transcriptional regulator — protein: MPTGTVKWFNETKGFGFIKPDDGGSDVFAHYSGIKSKGFRTLKENQRVEYQVQQGQKGLQAVEINILA
- a CDS encoding exodeoxyribonuclease 7 large subunit, producing the protein MTRRELDPPSTDFAITSVNVPDRLDMLELHGRAHQDPPARSRRHLRRRARVWGLRVVALAVLGVVGWEAAQAVEAARAELSPAAISARLSRTLGVPVHIADARLRWSPAPHLEVDDVNLGDQVTIPSISVQVQVRNIGRLLIERRLDWGAGEIAPLSLRPAQARFLLGLLPRLRAALPDDVGALRCAALTLADAIPGDGPQWTMVADRSAGGGFQRVTLTQAAGSGTLQLRFSPPAQPAGDGAAGAISFQLEGTGAPLPAAPHQTFDRVRGQGTIEPDRIVVDSLVITDRRGGLRARAVAQRDVDGWALRGTVDSGQMDVAAVLGGSAGSDGADGGAPPLLAGTALLSGQLAGRGDTVAGAFADLSFTGRIAMRDGTLNGVDLGYAATHPGGIDGSGGSTPFRSGTASLDIGRHGIALRDIRLRAGALAVVGEVTVAGNRRLSGSLFADLIDAMRAQAPVRVTIGGTVAQPTFGGG
- a CDS encoding F0F1 ATP synthase subunit epsilon, encoding MATIHVDVVSAEELIFSGQAEFVVLPGEDGELGVYPRHVPLITRIKPGVVRIHTIGGTDERIFVAGGILEVQPTIVTVLADTAIRAKDLDEAKAIEALKRAEEIHRAALDKLDIAKVEAEIALLTAQLAAVRNYKASTPGQAASIR
- a CDS encoding F0F1 ATP synthase subunit beta, whose amino-acid sequence is MANGQIVQCIGAVVDIEFPRDAMPHVYDAVVLEADEGNRIVEQGLTFEVQQHLGDGVVRAIAMGATDGLRRGMTVRGTGGGIKVPVGPATLGRIMDVLGRPIDEVGPIQTEERREIHQDAPAFDELAPSVELLETGIKVIDLVCPFAKGGKIGLFGGAGVGKTVNMLELINNIATQHSGLSVFAGVGERTREGNDFYHEMIDAGVVKPDNLPESKVAMVFGQMNEPPGNRLRVGLTGLTMAERFRDEGRDVLFFVDNIYRYTLAGTEVSALLGRMPSAVGYQPTLAEEMGKLQERIVSTKTGSITSVQAVYVPADDLTDPSPATTFLHLDATVVLSRDIAALGIYPAVDPLDSTSRQVDPLIIGDEHYTTARRVQATLQRYKELRDIIAILGMDELSPEDKLAVSRARKIQRFLSQPFHVAEVFTGAPGKYVPLKETIRGFKMLVDGECDALPEQAFYMVGTIDEAFEKAKTLK
- a CDS encoding F0F1 ATP synthase subunit gamma; translation: MPSTKEIRVKIKSVQNTRKITKAMEMVAASKMRRAQDRMRAHRPYGDKIRNIAAHMALATPEYRHPFLVHHRDNKRVGLILVSTDKGLCGGLNTNVQRLLLGRFRQWEADGVRFQAAAIGAKGLGFLQRLGADVISQVVHLGDKPNLDKLIGPIKPLLDAYAEGRLDAVYLAYSRFVNTMKQEPICEQLLPLSAERLQQTEEERRSHSWDYVYEPEARKVVDELLTRYVEALIYQSVAENMASEQSARMVAMKAASDNAKKLIGELQLVYNKTRQAGITKEISEIVGGSAAVA
- a CDS encoding F0F1 ATP synthase subunit alpha; translation: MQLNPSEISELLKSRIQGMGASTDVRTQGTVVTVSDGICRVHGLSDVMQGEILEFKDGTVGLALNLERDSVGVVVLGEYEHISEGDTVKTTGRILDVPVGPELLGRVVDGLGRPIDGKGPIQAQLRDVIEKVAPGVIARESVTQPLQTGLKSIDSMVPIGRGQRELIIGDRQTGKTAVAIDTIINSKGKGVFCIYVAIGQKASTISNVVRKLEESGAMEYTIVVAASASDSAAMQYLAPYAGCTMGEYFRDRGQDALIIYDDLTKQAWAYRQISLLLRRPPGREAYPGDVFYLHSRLLERAARVNAEYVEQFTNGEVKGKTGSLTALPIIETQAGDVTAFVPTNVISITDGQIFLETDLFNSGIRPAINAGISVSRVGGAAQTKVIKKLGGGVRLALAQYRELAAFAQFASDLDDATRKQLDRGRLVTELMKQPQYQPLQVWEQAVVLFAANNGHFDDVPVAKALAAERALRDYLKLHHADLVDRIEATKDLPKDDEAALTDAIKAFKASAAY